A portion of the Burkholderia sp. GAS332 genome contains these proteins:
- a CDS encoding Helix-turn-helix yields the protein MLLFDLATADEISLELGHRLRAQRLAQNLQQSELAARAGVSERAVRNLERTGKATLESLLRIAMALGLTGSLSPLFEYKPSSIRAMEKASATRERASRR from the coding sequence ATGTTGCTCTTTGATCTCGCTACTGCGGACGAAATTTCGCTTGAACTGGGTCACCGGCTACGCGCACAACGCCTCGCTCAGAATCTGCAGCAGAGCGAACTGGCCGCCCGCGCAGGGGTGTCCGAGCGCGCGGTACGCAACCTCGAGCGTACCGGGAAGGCAACGCTTGAGAGTCTTCTCCGGATAGCCATGGCGCTTGGGCTGACCGGCTCGCTGTCGCCTCTGTTCGAATACAAACCGAGCTCCATTCGCGCGATGGAGAAGGCGAGCGCCACGCGTGAACGGGCTTCCCGGAGGTGA
- a CDS encoding Cytochrome oxidase Cu insertion factor, SCO1/SenC/PrrC family: MLSRLKTTATVALFAATVAAGATALATLVASPAASAAANPTANQVNNGTTAPEFTGIDKWLNSDPLTMQQLRGKVVLVDFWTYTCINCIHVLPYVKTWNQKYKDQGLVVVGVHTPEYPFERNTDNVKTAIKRFDITFPVAQDNNYATWRAYDNQYWPAFYLVDKKGHVAYTHFGEGDYDQTEAKIKALLAENP; the protein is encoded by the coding sequence ATGCTCTCCCGACTCAAAACCACTGCTACCGTCGCCCTGTTCGCCGCAACCGTGGCAGCCGGCGCTACCGCACTCGCAACGCTCGTTGCAAGTCCTGCGGCCAGCGCTGCCGCAAATCCCACCGCAAACCAGGTCAACAACGGCACGACCGCGCCGGAATTCACCGGCATCGACAAATGGCTCAATAGCGATCCCCTGACCATGCAGCAATTGCGGGGCAAGGTTGTACTGGTCGATTTCTGGACCTACACCTGCATTAACTGCATCCACGTGCTGCCCTACGTAAAGACCTGGAATCAGAAATACAAGGACCAGGGCCTGGTGGTGGTCGGCGTCCACACGCCCGAGTATCCGTTCGAGCGCAACACGGACAACGTCAAGACGGCGATCAAGCGCTTCGACATTACGTTCCCGGTCGCGCAGGACAACAACTACGCAACGTGGCGCGCCTACGACAACCAGTATTGGCCTGCGTTTTATCTGGTCGACAAGAAAGGGCACGTGGCCTACACGCACTTCGGCGAAGGTGACTACGACCAGACCGAGGCGAAGATCAAAGCCTTGCTGGCGGAAAACCCGTGA
- a CDS encoding Uncharacterized conserved protein, whose amino-acid sequence MSTELLQGACHCGTVKFEVRTAVVPAARCNCSLCRRKGALMTPPFAAGELKILQGEEALTLYQFNTRTAKHYFCKHCGIYPFHQTRRDPHLWRANIGCLKGVDPYTLEASVANGASLSVVEDA is encoded by the coding sequence ATGAGTACCGAATTGCTGCAAGGGGCCTGTCATTGCGGGACCGTGAAATTTGAAGTTCGTACTGCCGTCGTTCCTGCCGCGCGTTGCAATTGCAGCCTGTGCCGGCGCAAGGGCGCGCTGATGACGCCGCCGTTCGCCGCGGGCGAACTGAAGATCCTGCAAGGTGAGGAAGCGCTGACGCTCTACCAGTTCAATACGCGCACGGCGAAGCACTACTTCTGCAAGCATTGCGGCATTTATCCGTTTCACCAGACGCGTAGAGATCCGCATTTGTGGCGGGCCAACATCGGTTGCCTGAAGGGCGTCGACCCGTATACGCTGGAGGCCAGTGTGGCCAATGGCGCCAGCCTGTCCGTCGTGGAGGATGCATGA
- a CDS encoding two component transcriptional regulator, winged helix family: MENTDHVLIVDDDRGIRELLATYLEKNGMRVSLAANGRQMRTVLEQGAPDLIVLDLMLPGEDGLVLCRELRAGKFRAVPVLMLTARSEETDRIVGLEMGADDYLAKPFAVRELLARIRSVLRRARMLPPGMQVTETAPMIGFGDWRLDTTARHLLDAEGTMVALSGAEYRLLRVFLDHPQRVLTRDQLLNLTQGRQADAFDRSIDLLVSRLRQRLQDTAREPRYIKTLRSEGYVFSAAVTMIEGSP, from the coding sequence ATGGAAAACACCGATCACGTGCTGATCGTCGACGACGATCGCGGCATCCGCGAATTGCTCGCCACCTATCTCGAGAAGAACGGCATGCGCGTTTCGCTCGCCGCTAACGGCCGGCAGATGCGCACCGTCCTCGAGCAAGGCGCGCCCGATCTGATCGTGCTAGACCTGATGCTGCCTGGCGAAGACGGTCTCGTGCTGTGCCGGGAATTGCGTGCCGGCAAGTTTCGCGCGGTGCCGGTCTTGATGCTGACCGCTCGCAGCGAGGAGACAGATCGCATTGTCGGGCTGGAAATGGGCGCGGACGATTACCTTGCCAAGCCGTTTGCGGTGCGCGAACTGCTGGCGCGGATCCGCTCCGTGCTGCGCCGCGCGCGGATGCTGCCGCCCGGCATGCAGGTGACGGAAACGGCGCCGATGATCGGCTTTGGCGACTGGCGGCTCGACACTACCGCGCGCCATCTGCTCGACGCCGAGGGCACCATGGTGGCCTTAAGCGGCGCGGAGTATCGCTTGCTGCGCGTGTTCCTCGATCATCCACAGCGCGTGCTCACGCGGGATCAATTGCTCAATCTGACCCAGGGCCGCCAGGCCGATGCGTTCGACCGCTCGATCGATCTGCTGGTCAGCCGTTTGCGGCAACGCCTGCAGGACACTGCGCGCGAGCCCCGTTACATCAAGACGCTGCGCAGCGAGGGTTACGTATTTTCGGCGGCCGTGACCATGATCGAAGGCAGTCCATGA
- a CDS encoding Signal transduction histidine kinase has translation MKLSTLLRWPRTLFARLALILFVSLALVQTLSVWLTMTERDQTMTNVMMGYIEREVTSSVALLDHLPANERAEWLPRLARRTYTFNLGPGVAGAPPDAKLSARVAQSIADGIGKRYPLTANAVPGDPDRLQIHLQLSDGTPLTIDYHPMPGAPLSPWLSWVLVLQLVVLAACCWLAVRLATRPLSHLARVADTLGPDLKVERLPEDGPDEVARAARAFNAMQDRIKLYMTERLQILAAISHDLQTPITRMRLRVDVMDDDAQGAKLQQDLQEMETMVKEGVTYARTMHGASEAPLRIDPDALFDSLVFDYVDAGKDVSLHGRIDTALVTRPQALRRIVGNLVDNALKFGGSAEIRVASQDGHVMVSVLDRGPGIPAESLEAVFEPFYRLEGSRNRGTGGTGLGLAIARQLALAMDAALSLHNRPDGGLEARLVLKGVSQIPIAH, from the coding sequence ATGAAGCTGAGTACATTGCTGCGCTGGCCGCGCACGCTGTTCGCACGGCTTGCCCTGATTCTCTTTGTCAGCCTTGCGCTGGTGCAAACGCTATCCGTCTGGCTCACCATGACGGAACGGGACCAGACCATGACGAACGTGATGATGGGTTACATCGAACGCGAGGTCACCAGCTCCGTCGCGCTGCTCGATCATTTGCCGGCTAACGAGCGCGCTGAATGGCTGCCAAGGTTGGCGCGGCGTACCTATACCTTCAATCTGGGACCTGGGGTCGCCGGCGCGCCTCCGGATGCGAAGCTCTCAGCGAGGGTGGCGCAATCCATTGCGGATGGCATCGGCAAACGCTATCCGCTCACGGCCAACGCTGTCCCCGGTGACCCGGACCGCCTGCAGATCCATCTGCAGTTGAGTGACGGCACACCGCTGACGATCGACTATCACCCGATGCCAGGCGCGCCGCTGTCGCCGTGGTTGTCGTGGGTGCTGGTGCTGCAACTGGTGGTGCTGGCCGCCTGCTGCTGGCTGGCGGTACGGCTGGCGACGCGCCCACTGAGCCATTTGGCGCGAGTGGCCGATACCTTGGGCCCCGACCTGAAGGTGGAGCGCCTGCCCGAAGACGGACCGGACGAAGTGGCGCGCGCGGCGCGAGCGTTCAACGCCATGCAGGACCGCATCAAGCTATACATGACCGAGCGCTTGCAGATCCTCGCGGCGATTTCGCACGACCTGCAAACGCCGATTACCCGCATGCGTTTGCGCGTCGACGTGATGGACGACGACGCGCAAGGGGCCAAGCTGCAGCAGGACTTGCAGGAAATGGAAACCATGGTCAAGGAAGGCGTCACATACGCGCGCACCATGCACGGCGCCAGTGAGGCGCCCCTGCGTATCGATCCGGACGCGCTGTTCGACAGCCTCGTGTTCGACTATGTCGATGCCGGCAAGGACGTTTCGCTGCACGGGCGAATCGACACTGCACTGGTGACGCGTCCTCAGGCGTTGCGCCGGATCGTGGGCAATCTCGTCGATAACGCGCTGAAGTTCGGTGGGTCGGCCGAGATCAGAGTCGCCTCGCAGGACGGGCACGTGATGGTCTCCGTGCTCGATCGCGGACCGGGTATTCCGGCGGAGTCGCTGGAAGCGGTGTTTGAACCGTTCTACCGGCTGGAAGGATCGCGCAATCGCGGAACCGGCGGTACCGGGCTGGGCCTCGCGATTGCGCGGCAACTCGCTTTGGCGATGGACGCTGCGCTGTCCTTGCATAACCGGCCCGACGGCGGCCTGGAAGCCAGGCTTGTGTTGAAAGGCGTCAGCCAGATTCCGATAGCGCATTGA